A stretch of Coccidioides posadasii str. Silveira chromosome 2, complete sequence DNA encodes these proteins:
- the POL1 gene encoding DNA-directed DNA polymerase alpha catalytic subunit pol1 (EggNog:ENOG410PFBM~COG:L~BUSCO:354at33183), with translation MASARAKLAELRALRASGKKRLATYEVEEEGDIYEEVDEEGYKNVVRQRLDRDDFVVDDNGEGYADDGREEWDDRRRVDSGTDSDEPPLRGKAAKRKREEDKQRREKINNGINKYFSGAYGTSNASKPKRNATAEDEAFMADLLGEVDVNVVPSRVSVKKPVKSETRRKVRIISPPLSQERTPKKVQAKKEPTPHKADVELKSDIDFDDDVGLLPVGDDEDVPMSDPPPSSPVAKAVERKNASLVKKEDEGADDIDDEDLVTIEATGHHENNATRVNMTGKRPAPKLKVKESFYPSPATSPPVRANSDAIDASSWTDITRKLNVLSSPASDMHAFGKLRAQDAVETDGSLRFFWLDYTEVNGSLCLFGKVKDKRSSRFVSAFVKIDNILRKLYFLPREYRLHHGQNTDDEIDMEDVSNEVDELMTKLRVNVHKIKPCTRKYAFELPNIPKKAKYLKLMYPYDKPVLPIDVKGETFSHVFGTNTALFEQFVLWKNIMGPCWLKIEDADFTAVSGASWCKLECQVSQPALISSISDAENLDTPTLTLMSLALRTQLNVKENKQEILAMSARVYENVSLTDPTPPAKLPCKTFTVMRPLGPTYPIGFEAETRKHRGTFMLEKSEQFLLSKFLALFEKMDPDVVMGHQLQEVDLTVLINRLKEKRTPGWHRIGRMKRSEWPKNFKGTGFFAERHLVAGRLICDIGNDMGKSLMMKCQSWSLTEMCQLYLGDGNTRRDIDNEAALKTWATSKEGLMNYINHAEADTYFIAALVLKLQMLSLTKVLTNLAGNSWARTLMGTRAERNEYILLHEFYRNKYICPDKYFGKSQPKMEEYEGEDDGGDKKKKDKYKGGLVFEPEKGLYDKYVLVMDFNSLYPSIIQEYNICFTTVNRELVSENENEEKVPEVPADQEQGILPRLISTLVSRRREVKKLMKNKRATPEELALWDTKQLALKLTANSMYGCLGYTQSRFYARPLAMLTTFKGREILQNTKELAEKNQLRVIYGDTDSVMINTNVDNMEEALKVGNEFKRLVNDSYKLLEIDVDNVFRRLLLHAKKKYAAINMTEVDGKYVDHLEVKGLDMKRREYCTLSKEVSSKLLTEILSGDDTEVVLGKVYDYLRELTQKMKEFTIPVQKYVIFTKLSKRPDEYPNKESMPPVQVALRELARGKTVRPNDVISYIVTSGDSETSSLQPAKRSYTPQDVMKPDSGLKPDIEYYLLKQIFPPIERLCAPIPGTDAVQLAECLGLDVRKYQINTSSSHGQQSLELCPLESQIPDSLRFEKAARFTLRCRACHERTVFEGLNISTDICTPKGLVCPNSNCRKPFSVISIVAQLESQIRAQTTRYYEGWIVCDDSACGNRTRQMSVYGHRCLGPRGRAEGCLGRMSYEYTEKQLYNQLLYFATLWDVDKAKATAEKEASGEKKEKVLALVEWNRTRFGTMKGVVDEYLKKCGRQWVEMDVLFGFALK, from the exons ATGGCATCCGCTCGTGCTAAGCTGGCTGAACTCCGCGCTCTCCGCGCGTCGGGAAAGAAACGTCTCGCAACCTAcgaagtagaagaagaaggcgaTATCTACGAAGAAGTTGACGAGGAAGGATACAAAAATGTTGTCAGACAACGTCTCGACCGCGATGACTTTGTCGTTGATGACAATGGCGAGGGATACGCAGACGATGGACGTGAAGAATGGGACGATAGGCGACGGGTGGACAGCGGGACTGATAGCGATGAACCTCCCCTAAGAGGCAAGGCTGCTAAACGAAAGCGAGAGGAAGATAAGCAACGCAGGGAAAAAATCAACAATGGAATCAATAAGTATTTTAGCGGTGCATATGGGACTTCAAATGCTTCCAAACCAAAG CGAAATGCCACTGCAGAAGACGAAGCGTTTATGGCAGATTTACTCGGAGAAGTCGACGTGAATGTGGTCCCATCTCGCGTGTCGGTCAAGAAACCTGTGAAATCCGAAACTCGACGTAAAGTCCGAATTATATCCCCTCCTTTATCTCAGGAGCGAACACCCAAGAAGGTccaagcaaaaaaagaaccTACTCCTCACAAAGCCGATGTTGAGCTGAAGTCCGATATTGATTTTGACGATGACGTCGGGCTGCTTCCGGTCGGCGATGACGAGGATGTTCCAATGAGCGATCCGCCGCCATCATCCCCAGTCGCAAAAGCAGTAGAACGTAAAAATGCATCCTTGGTGAAAAAGGAAGATGAAGGCGCCGACGATATAGATGACGAAGACCTAGTAACCATTGAAGCGACCGGCCACCACGAAAACAATGCTACTAGGGTGAATATGACCGGCAAAAGACCTGCACCCAAGCTGAAAGtgaaagaatctttttatCCTTCCCCTGCTACGTCTCCTCCAGTAAGGGCCAATTCCGATGCAATAGACGCTTCGTCATGGACAGATATCACCAGAAAGCTCAATGTTCTTAGCAGCCCAGCCTCGGATATGCATGCATTTGGAAAACTTCGAGCCCAAGATGCTGTAGAGACAGATGGTAGCTTGCGTTTCTTCTGGCTTGATTACACCGAAGTCAATGGttctctctgtctctttGGAAAGGTCAAGGACAAGAGAAGCAGCCGTTTTGTCAGTGCTTTcgtgaaaattgacaataTCCTCCGAAAGCTCTACTTCTTACCCCGGGAATACCGCCTACATCATGGCCAAAACACAGATGACGAAATCGACATGGAGGACGTCTCTAATGAGGTTGACGAGCTTATGACCAAGTTAAGAGTCAACGTGCACAAGATCAAGCCGTGTACGCGGAAGTATGCGTTTGAACTCCCGAATATTCccaaaaaagcaaaataTCTCAAGTTGATGTATCCATATGATAAGCCAGTGCTACCGATAGACGTTAAAGGCGAGACCTTCTCCCATGTTTTTGGTACAAACACTGCTCTTTTTGAGCAATTTGTGCTCTGGAAGAACATCATGGGTCCATGTTGGCTTAAGATCGAGGATGCAGACTTTACGGCTGTAAGCGGTGCATCTTGGTGTAAATTGGAATGCCAGGTTTCGCAACCCGCTCTCATCTCCTCAATTTCAGACGCTGAGAATTTGGATACCCCTACCTTGACGCTGATGAGTTTAGCGTTACGCACTCAGCTCAACGTCAAGGAGAACAAGCAAGAAATCCTGGCTATGAGCGCGCGAGTGTATGAAAATGTCTCATTGACAGACCCTACCCCTCCTGCAAAGCTTCCTTGCAAAACATTTACAGTTATGAGGCCACTGGGCCCTACATATCCAATCGGTTTTGAAGCAGAAACCAGGAAACACCGCGGTACCTTTATGCTGGAGAAGAGCGAACAGTTCCTTCTCAGCAAATTCTTAGCGTTATTTGAGAAGATGGACCCTGATGTGGTGATGGGGCACCAGCTTCAAGAAGTAGATTTAACTGTTCTTATAAACAGactgaaagaaaagaggacgCCGGGTTGGCACCGTATTGGTCGCATGAAACGAAGCGAATGGCCGAAAAACTTCAAAGGCACCGGGTTCTTTGCAGAGAGGCATTTGGTAGCTGGTCGGCTGATTTGCGATATCGGAAATGACATGGGAAAG TCTCTCATGATGAAATGTCAATCGTGGAGTCTTACGGAAATGTGCCAACTTTATCTAGGAGATGGCAACACAAGACGGGATATTGACAATGAGGCAGCCCTCAAAACCTGGGCCACCTCCAAagaaggcttgatgaattaTATCAACCACGCCGAAGCTGATACATATTTCATTGCTGCGCTTGTCCTAAAACTCCAGATGCTTTCCCTGACTAAAGTTCTTACCAATCTTGCCGGCAATTCATGGGCTAGAACGCTTATGGGTACAAGAGCTGAACGAAACGAATATATTTTACTGCATGAATTCTATCGAAACAAATACATTTGCCCCGACAAATACTTTGGAAAATCGCAGCCCAAGATGGAAGAGTATGAAGGTGAAGATGATGGAGGcgacaagaaaaagaaagataaatataaagGTGGTCTTGTCTTTGAACCAGAGAAGGGCTTGTATGACAAGTACGTTCTTGTTATGGACTTTAACAGTCTGTACCCGAGCATTATCCAGGAATACAATATTTGCTTTACCACCGTGAATCGCGAGCTAGTG TCTGAGAATGAGAACGAAGAGAAAGTTCCTGAGGTCCCAGCTGATCAAGAGCAGGGTATCCTGCCACGGCTGATTTCCACACTTGTCAGCCGCAGAAGAGAAGTGAAGAAACTAATGAAAAACAAGCGCGCGACTCCCGAAGAGCTGGCTCTATGGGATACGAAGCAGTTGGCCCTGAAGCTCACAGCTAACTCAATGTACGGTTGCTTGGGGTACACGCAGTCAAGATTCTACGCTCGACCCCTCGCCATGCTGACGACGTTCAAGGGTCGTGAAATTCTGCAGAATACGAAAGAATTGGCCGAGAAAAATCAACTTCGTGTTATCTACGGTGATACTGATTCGGTTATGATCAACACCAACGTTGACAACATGGAGGAGGCGCTCAAAGTGGGCAACGAGTTTAAGCGATTAGTGAATGATAGCTACAAGTTGCTCGAAATTGATGTTGACAATGTCTTCCGCCGACTACTGTTgcatgcaaagaagaagtatgCTGCGATTAACATGACGGAAGTGGATGGTAAATATGTTGATCACCTTGAAGTGAAGGGTCTAGAtatgaagagaagagagtaCTGCACTCTGTCCAAAGAAGTCTCTTCGAAACTTCTAACTGAGATCCTTTCGGGAGATGATACCGAAGTGGTTTTGGGTAAAGTCTATGACTACCTACGAGAACTCACCCAGAAGATGAAGGAGTTCACAATCCCTGTGCAGAAATACGTGATTTTCACG AAACTATCAAAGCGACCGGATGAATATCCGAACAAAGAGAGTATGCCTCCTGTCCAAGTTGCCCTAAGAGAGCTGGCGAGAGGGAAAACCGTCCGTCCAAACGATGTCATCTCCTATATTGTAACCTCAGGCGACTCCGAAACCTCTTCGCTCCAACCAGCCAAGCGGTCATACACACCACAAGATGTGATGAAACCGGATTCTGGCTTAAAACCAGATATCGAATACTATCTCCTCAAGCAAATCTTCCCGCCAATTGAACGACTTTGCGCTCCTATTCCTGGTACAGATGCTGTTCAGCTAGCGGAATGCCTAGGCTTGGATGTCAGAAAATACCAAATTAATACCTCAAGCTCTCATGGCCAACAGAGTCTCGAACTATGTCCTCTTGAATCACAAATTCCCGATTCGCTCCGCTTCGAGAAAGCCGCTCGATTCACCCTCCGCTGTCGCGCTTGTCATGAGCGGACGGTCTTTGAAGGTCTTAATATTTCAACCGACATATGTACTCCAAAAGGCCTTGTATGTCCTAATTCAAACTGCAGAAAGCCATTTTCAGTTATCTCTATTGTGGCACAGCTTGAAAGCCAGATTCGGGCACAAACGACAAGGTACTATGAAGGCTGGATTGTGTGTGATGATTCTGCATGTGGGAACAGGACAAGACAAATGAGCGTATATGGTCATCGATGTCTCGGCCCCCGAGGACGAGCGGAAGGGTGTTTAGGTCGCATGTCCTATGAATACACCGAGAAGCAGCTGTATAACCAGCTATTATATTTTGCCACACTATGGGATGTTGATAAAGCCAAAGCCACTGCTGAGAAAGAAGCCTCCGGCgaaaagaaggagaaggtACTAGCACTTGTGGAGTGGAATCGTACCCGATTCGGGACAATGAAAGGCGTTGTTGATGAGTATTTGAAGAAATGCGGACGACAATGGGTTGAGATGGATGTTCTCTTTGGGTTTGCCCTGAAATGA
- a CDS encoding uncharacterized protein (EggNog:ENOG410PHTS~COG:K~BUSCO:12332at33183) — MATRRGVGLGAFANRSQTSQSYANHGANLRSTHLTSLQTQLSVFQSLLHTFALEHGETIKSNPTFRAEFARMCHAIGVDPLAASNVKGKGKGGLVSGLTEGGGSFWTQILGGDVNDFYFEVAGRVVELCRETRAENGGLISVEECRTRVAQGKAIGGGLEVSEDDILRAVKSLEPLGSGFSIIKVGSKQFVRSVPKELNTDQATVLEVIQLLGFVTVSMLELNLNWEKARAQTVIDDLLAEGLVWVDAQCEENEYWSPQNLLDGNA, encoded by the exons ATGGCTACTCGCCGAGGCGTCGGTCTCGGAGCATTCGCAAATCGTTCCCAGACCTCTCAGTCCTACGCCAACCATGGCGCCAACCTCCGCTCCACCCACCTGACCTCCCTCCAAACCCAACTCTCCGTCTTCCAGTCCCTACTCCACACCTTTGCGCTCGAGCATGGCGAGACTATCAAATCAAACCCAACTTTCCGCGCTGAATTTGCGCGCATGTGCCATGCCATCGGAGTTGACCCGCTTGCTGCAAGCAACGTGAAGGGTAAGGGCAAAGGGGGGCTTGTCTCTGGCTTAACTGAAGGCGGGGGCAGTTTCTGGACCCAGATCTTGGGAGGAGATGTGAACGATTTCTACTTTGAAGTTGCTGGCAGAGTAGTGGAATTATGTAGGGAGACCAGAGCGGAGAACGGTGGATTGATTAGTGTTGAAGAATGTCGAACTCGAGTTGCTCAAGGGAAAGCTATCGGTGGTGGCCTAGAGGTTTCAGA AGATGATATCCTACGTGCGGTGAAATCCCTCGAACCTCTTGGTTCCGGCTTCTCAATTATCAAAGTGGGAAGCAAGCAGTTCGTCCGCTCTGTTCCTAAGGAGCTTAATACGGATCAAGCCACCGTGCTCGAAGTTATTCAACTTCTCGGCTTCGTAACAGTTTCTATGCTAGAACTCAATCTCAACTGGGAGAAAGCACGCGCGCAGACTGTCATTGACGATCTGCTCGCTGAAGGTCTGGTATGGGTCGATGCTCAATGCGAGGAAAATGAATATTGGTCACCACAAAATTTGCTCGATGGTAATGCATGA
- a CDS encoding uncharacterized protein (EggNog:ENOG410PHBK~COG:H) has product MLLDCGARIDAEDGKKETVEEIALNEWQIETDQRWRYMGYSRRFRVSKKSGNWPCPMTLVWNTYLANLSQKWDLTMAKMGRVLVIAGSDSSGGAGLEADQRVLAAHGCYALTATTALTAQNTLGVQDIHVVPAEFVRKQINAGLGDVGADVVKIGMLASAETIAIVSETLRGHKVPSIVLDPVMISTSGSQLLPSDAVGAIRTSLLPITTVLTPNIPEGVLLLRDSGVNVQDPQSLEDAVQLAKQLHGLGPRYILLKGGHLPLTAARQRSSGAEDASIVVDILYDGSFVTLVEAKFSRSKNTHGTGCSLASAIAANVANGMETVRAVKEACRFVEAGIKTSVDLGKGHGPINHFHSVYTLPFAPGHFLDYILERPDIQPVWQAFTKHEFVARLADATLPVEKFKHYLIQDYLYLVHFARSNALAAYKNRTIDGISASAKIVLHIEREMALHLDYCASFGLSKEDIECRKESQACTAYSRYILDVGQSEDWLGLQVALSPCLIGYGAIAKRLHRDEKSVRTENKYWKWIENYVAEDYSEAVKLGSELLETHMRSVSRVRMEELVQIFIRATELEIGFWEMGLQGE; this is encoded by the exons ATGCTTCTTGACTGCGGAGCGCGGATCGATGCCGAAGATGGGAAGAAAGAAACCGTAGAAGAGATTGCATTG AATGAATGGCAAATTGAAACTGACCAAAGGTGGCGATACATGGGATATTCGAGACGCTTCAGAGTGAGCAAAAAGAGCGGAAATTGGCCATGTCCCATGACTCTTGTCTGG AACACATACCTAGCAAATCTGTCACAGAAGTGGGATTTAACCATGGCTAAAATGGGACGGGTTCTTGTAATTGCGGGTTCTGACAGTTCTGGCGGAGC CGGTCTCGAGGCGGACCAAAGAGTGCTTGCTGCACATGGCTGCTATGCCCTAACGGCGACGACGGCCTTAACAGCTCAGAACACTCTGGGCGTTCAAGATATCCATGTTGTTCCCGCAGAATTCGTCCGCAAGCAGATCAACGCTGGGCTGGGAGATGTCGGAGCAGATGTTGTCAAGATCG GAATGCTGGCGTCCGCTGAGACAATAGCAATAGTCTCCGAGACCTTGCGCGGGCACAAAGTGCCGTCAATCGTTTTGGACCCT GTTATGATATCTACTAGCGGCTCCCAGCTTCTTCCATCTGATGCGGTGGGAGCAATCCGCACAAGTCTGCTGCCAATCACGACAGTTTTAACCCCTAACATACCTGAAGGAGTACTTCTTCTTCGCGACTCGGGGGTCAATGTACAAGATCCTCAAAGTCTCGAGGATGCTGTCCAATTAGCCAAGCAACTGCATGGATTAGGACCAAGGTACATCCTACTCAAAGGCGGCCATTTGCCCCTGACTGCTGCACGACAGCGATCAAGTGGTGCGGAGGACGCATCCATAGTCGTCGATATCTTGTACGACGGGAGCTTCGTGACATTGGTTGAGGCCAAATTTTCCCGGTCTAAGAATACCCATGGCACCGGATGCTCCCTAGCTTCTGCAATTGCCGCCAATGTCGCGAACGGGATGGAGACCGTGCGCGCTGTCAAAGAAGCATGCCGGTTTGTGGAAGCAGGTATCAAAACGAGCGTTGACTTGGGCAAAGGCCATGGGCCTATCAACCATTTCCACTCTGTTTATACACTACCCTTTGCACC CGGTCATTTCCTGGATTATATTTTAGAGCGGCCCGATATCCAGCCGGTATGGCAAGCCTTTACAAAACATGAGTTCGTGGCCCGGCTGGCGGATGCAACGCTGCCGGTTGAAAAATTTAAGCATTACTTGATACAAGATTATCTTTACCTC GTCCATTTTGCCCGAAGCAATGCATTAGCTGCCTACAAGAACAGGACGATTGACGGAATTTCGGCA TCTGCCAAGATCGTACTTCATATCGAACGCGAAATGGCCTTGCATCTCGACTACTGTGCATCGTTCGGGTTGTCTAAGGAAGACATTGAATGTCGTAAAGAAAGTCAAG CGTGCACCGCATATAGCAGGTACATTCTTGACGTAGGTCAATCCGAAGATTGGCTTGGGCTGCAAGTCGCCCTTTCGCCTTGCCTAATTGGATATGGCGCCATAGCAAAACGCTTGCACCGCGACGAGAAGAGCGTTCGCACCGAAAATAAGTATTGGAAATGGATCGAGAATTACGTTGCAGAAGACTACTCCGAGGCTGTAAAGCTAGGTTCAG AACTTCTCGAGACCCACATGAGAAGTGTTTCTCGAGTACGAATGGAAGAATTAGTGCAAATATTCATTAGGGCCACAGAGCTGGAGATAGGCTTCTGGGAGATGGGACTGCAGGGGGAGTGA
- the NIP1 gene encoding Translation initiation factor 3 subunit c (BUSCO:47592at4751~EggNog:ENOG410PGWD~COG:J~BUSCO:2134at33183): protein MSSRFFHGGSDSESSSSDEEELYSDRDEEEVSDEEEETTSEEESSEEESDDEAGLTGAKQYLRGAADLDESDEEEDRVTIVKSAKDKRLEELEGTMKLIENAEKINDWAVISTEFDKLNRQVAKIIQAGPTPKIYIKAIADLEDFVNETVVKQKTTTKKMNASNAKGFNTVKQRIKKNNKDYTAEIEKYRENKDEYLEEEEEQETVIVEKKARTIRIEDTLAQSDEGFSTVGRGGRTLQYTPESILKHLRVIVESRGKKNTDRIEQIKVMEKLLEVASSPYHTIRILLTLISTRFDLATSSLSNYMSTEQWKLAENEISTLISTLEEHPQFVVTEGAEEWEDDEKLPQVAPGEVLKVPGSVVSFVERLDDELIRSLQHIDPHTAEYIERLGDEQLLYNNIVRVLLYVEGLNQVEKSEPRQDSVNRVLMRRLEHLYFKPSQVVTILEDNTWKDLPEKLSSSITPRGMKSDVSLLVQTICNYLFQYSDGIIRARAMLCQIYFLALHDKYHRARDLMLMSHLTENISNFDVSTQILFNRTLVQIGLCAFRAGLIYEAQNTLSEVCGSGRQKELLAQGIILQRYSSVSPEQEKLERQRQLPFHMHINLELLECIYLTSSMFLEVPLMAQTSSSPEMKRRIISKTFRRMLDYNERQVFTGPPENTRDGVIMSAKFLAAGDWKKASETLNSIKIWDLMAQPDKIKAMLAQQIQEEGLRTYLFTYAPFYDTLSITTLSNMFDLTEKKISAIISRMISHEELAAALDQVNNAIVFRKGVELSRLQSQIVTLADKSMSLLEANEKTLEQRTQGMANAFQRDQGPGGRSGRGQGRGGQRTAGGRPPIGGQQRRPGGQQFSGGALGGAIKA from the exons ATGTCTTCTCGATTCTTCCACGGTGGAAGCGACAGCGAGAGTAGCTCCTCTGACGAGGAGGAGCTCTACTCCGATCGCGATGAGGAGGAAGTCTCtgacgaggaggaggagacTACTAGCGAAGAAGAGTCTTCTGAGGAAGAGTCCGATGATGAGGCCGGATTAACCGGAGCGAAGCAATACCTCAGAGGTGCGGCCGATCTTGATGAGAgtgatgaggaagaagaccGGGTCACGATCGTCAAGAGTGCGAAGGATAAGCGGTTAGAGGAGTTGGAGGGAACGATGAAGTTGATTGAGAATGCGGAGAAGATCAATGATTGGGCTGTGATCTCAACAG AATTCGATAAGTTGAACCGACAAGTTGCAAAGATCATCCAAGCAGGCCCGACGCCTAAGATATACATCAAGGCCATCGCTGACTTGGAGGATTTTGTGAATGAGACCGTTGTTAAGCAGAAGACAACTACGAAAAAGATGAACGCAAGCAATGCCAAAGGATTCAATACCGTTAAGCAGCgtatcaagaagaacaataaagACTACACCGCAGAGATTGAAAAGTACCGCGAGAACAAGGATGAATACcttgaggaggaggaagagcaaGAGACTGTGATCGTAGAGAAGAAGGCTCGAACCATTCGAATTGAGGATACACTAGCTCAGAGTGATGAAGGCTTCTCAACTGTCGGTCGTGGAGGTCGCACACTTCAATATACTCCAGAGAGTATTTTGAAACATCTGAGGGTGATCGTGGAGTCtcgaggaaagaaaaatacGGATCGAATTGAACAAATCAAGGtaatggagaagctgctcGAGGTCGCCTCATCACCATACCACACCATCAGAATTCTCTTAACCTTAATTTCGACCCGCTTCGATCTAGCAACGTCCTCGCTCTCCAATTACATGTCCACCGAACAGTGGAAGCTCGCCGAGAATGAAATCTCGACGTTGATTTCCACGCTAGAGGAGCATCCTCAGTTCGTCGTCACCGAAGGTGCGGAAGAGTGGGAGGACGATGAGAAGCTTCCCCAGGTCGCTCCTGGTGAAGTGCTTAAGGTACCTGGGAGCGTCGTTTCGTTCGTCGAAAGATTAGACGATGAGCTTATTCGATCCTTGCAACACATCGACCCCCACACAGCGGAATACATCGAGAGACTCGGCGATGAGCAACTCCTATACAACAACATTGTCCGAGTTCTCCTTTACGTCGAGGGTCTTAACCAGGTTGAAAAGTCCGAGCCTCGTCAGGACAGTGTGAACAGAGTCCTGATGAGACGGCTGGAGCATCTGTACTTCAAGCCGTCACAAGTCGTGACAATCTTGGAGGACAACACATGGAAAGACCTTCCAGAGAAACTCAGCTCATCCATAACTCCCCGTGGCATGAAATCCGATGTTTCACTCTTGGTGCAAACAATATGCAACTACCTGTTCCAGTATAGCGACGGTATTATCAGAGCTCGTGCCATGCTTTGCCAAATTTACTTCCTTGCCCTCCACGACAAATATCACCGTGCTCGTGATCTGATGTTGATGTCTCATCTTACTGAAAATATCTCCAACTTTGATGTCAGCACTCAAATTTTGTTCAACCGAACGCTTGTTCAAATTGGGCTGTGCGCATTCCGCGCGGGACTAATTTACGAGGCTCAAAACACACTTTCCGAAGTTTGCGGAAGTGGCAGACAAAAGGAGTTGTTGGCACAGGGTATCATCTTGCAGCGGTATTCTTCAGTCTCGCCTGAACAAGAGAAGCTCGAGCGTCAACGCCAGCTTCCCTTCCACATGCACATCAACTTAGAACTTCTTGAGTGCATCTACTTGACCAGTAGCATGTTCTTGGAAGTTCCATTAATGGCCCAAACTTCATCATCCCCTGAAATGAAGCGACGTATTATCTCCAAGACTTTCCGAAGGATGTTGGATTACAACGAGCGCCAAGTTTTCACTGGTCCGCCAGAGAATACTCGCGACGGTGTCATTATGAGTGCCAAGTTCCTCGCAGCAGGTGACTGGAAGAAGGCATCCGAGACCCTCAACTCTATCAAGATCTGGGACTTGATGGCACAGCCAGACAAGATCAAGGCCATGCTTGCTCAACAGATTCAGGAAGAAGGCCTCCGAACGTACCTCTTTACCTACGCACCTTTCTACGACACGCTCTCCATCACCACCCTTTCCAACATGTTCGATCTCACCGAAAAGAAGATCTCCGCTATTATCAGCCGGATGATCTCACATGAAGAACTTGCGGCAGCTCTAGACCAGGTCAACAACGCTATTGTTTTCCGCAAGGGTGTCGAACTCTCGAGATTGCAGAGCCAGATCGTTACTCTAGCAGATAAGTCGATGTCACTGCTTGAGGCTAATGAGAAGACCCTTGAGCAGAGAACGCAAGGCATGGCAAATGCCTTCCAGCGTGATCAGGGACCAGGTGGTCGGTCAGGCAGAGGCCAGGGCCGTGGTGGACAGAGAACTGCTGGCGGCAGACCGCCCATTGGCGGACAACAGCGCAGACCAGGTGGGCAACAATTCAGTGGTGGGGCTTTGGGAGGAGCTATCAAGGCATAA
- the RPL7 gene encoding 60S ribosomal protein uL30 (EggNog:ENOG410PGRR~COG:J~BUSCO:12571at33183), producing the protein MAASTSVPTKDQVLVPETLLKKRKSQEQARATRLAELEKRKKANKEKRGVIFKRAESYVKEYRDAEREKVRLARLSKQQGSFYVPEEPKLVFVVRIKGINKIAPKPRKILQLLRLLQINNGVFVRLTKATAEMLTIVNPYIAYGYPNLKAVRELIYKRGYGKVNKQRVALTDNQIIEDNLGKYGIVCMEDLIHEIYTVGPNFKQASNFLWPFKLSNPTGGFRTRKFKHFIEGGDTGNREDNINALIKQMN; encoded by the exons ATGGCAGCCTCAAC TTCCGTCCCAACCAAGGACCAGGTCCTCGTTCCTGAGACTCTTCTCAAGAAGCGCAAGAGCCAGGAACAGGCCAGAGCCACTCGCCTTGCTGAGCtcgagaagagaaagaag GCCAACAAGGAGAAGCGCGGTGTCATCTTTAAGCGCGCTGAGTCCTACGTCAAGGAGTACCGCGATGCTGAGCGGGAAAAGGTCCGCCTTGCTCGTCTGAGCAAGCAGCAGGGATCTTTCTATGTTCCTGAGGAGCCCAAGCTTGTCTTTGTTGTCCGTATTAAGGG TATCAACAAGATTGCTCCCAAGCCACGAAAGATCCTCCAACTCCTCCGTCTCCTCCAGATCAATAATGGTGTTTTCGTCCGCCTCACAAAGGCTACCGCTGAGATGCTTACCATTGTCAACCCCTACATCGCTTACGGTTATCCTAACCTCAAGGCTGTCCGCGAGCTCATCTACAAGCGTGGATATGGCAAGGTCAACAAGCAGCGTGTTGCCCTTACCGACAACCAGATCATCGAGGACAACCTCGGCAAGTATGGCATTGTCTGTATGGAAGATTTGATCCACGAGATCTACACCGTCGGACCCAATTTCAAGCAAGCCAGCAACTTCTTGTGGCCATTTAAGCTCTCCAACCCAACTGGTGGCTTCCGCACTCGCAAGTTCAAGCACTTCATCGAAGGCGGTGATACTGGTAACCGAGAGGATAACATTAACGCCCTCATTAAGCAAATGAACTAA